The proteins below come from a single Streptomyces tubercidicus genomic window:
- a CDS encoding ATP-binding protein, with protein MLPTTMHSAEVMVTARHIAGWPEERNSLVPADCWGSAQRVVLRLPALKRAVPICRSLARAWLDGQRIDDEDTRYLVLLVLSELFTNAIRYSAGTRVTCRIGRSENQLFIEVHDRGGTPSVPRMRHPDQEQEHGRGLELVARSSARWGRRVEADHSCVVWAAVPLAAGVRHPVAP; from the coding sequence ATGTTACCCACCACAATGCATTCGGCCGAAGTCATGGTGACCGCCCGGCATATCGCGGGCTGGCCCGAGGAAAGAAACTCACTGGTCCCCGCCGACTGCTGGGGTTCCGCGCAGCGCGTGGTGCTGCGACTGCCGGCCCTGAAACGGGCCGTACCCATCTGCCGGAGCCTGGCGCGTGCCTGGCTCGACGGACAGCGCATAGACGACGAGGACACCCGCTATCTGGTGCTGCTGGTCCTGTCGGAACTGTTCACCAACGCCATCCGGTATTCCGCCGGAACCCGTGTCACCTGCCGGATAGGGAGGTCGGAGAACCAGCTGTTCATCGAGGTGCACGACCGCGGGGGAACACCGTCGGTGCCCCGTATGCGCCACCCGGACCAGGAACAGGAGCACGGCCGCGGCCTGGAACTGGTCGCCAGGTCCTCCGCACGATGGGGCCGCAGAGTCGAGGCGGACCACAGCTGCGTCGTGTGGGCGGCGGTGCCGCTGGCGGCCGGCGTACGGCACCCGGTGGCGCCGTAA
- a CDS encoding transcriptional regulator: MAARPLVARQTNQRLRSLIQEASLSNSALARQVNVLGEAQGLDLRYDKTSVSRWLSGQRPRGRVPAIIAEALSGKLGRTVSTEEIGMANGNSVTCGVGLHFAATVEDALEQVRELWHMDAESRGLLSRSAMTASALVEPSRDWLISSPDPQVARNGRAGPRVGAADVELVRTTTQALAELDHRVGSGYVRPVIVTCLSSVLSGLMDGSYGESTGRQLFSAAARLTELAGYTALDVGQPGLAQRYYIQALRLAQAADDRCYGGYVLAAGLSHLAVGAGCSREAVQLARAAQEGTRGQAPPAAQAMFYTTEARGYAMLGDARMCKILADKATEAMAQVVPGDGPEWIAHFDRAYLADELAHCYRDLKQPRPAARRAEEALARHPRTRVRRRAIDLLLLATVLAQAGDVEAACQAAVQAVALLGRLKSALGERYLQHLMEELRPFADTAPVREFDSLVQESGVRVPR, translated from the coding sequence ATGGCCGCCCGACCACTCGTCGCGCGTCAGACCAACCAGCGGCTGCGGTCGCTCATCCAGGAAGCCTCACTGTCCAACTCCGCCCTGGCCCGGCAGGTGAACGTCCTGGGAGAGGCGCAGGGCCTGGATCTGCGGTATGACAAGACCTCCGTGAGCCGGTGGCTGAGCGGGCAGCGGCCGCGCGGCCGGGTGCCGGCCATCATCGCCGAGGCGCTGAGCGGCAAACTCGGCCGCACGGTCTCGACGGAAGAGATCGGCATGGCCAACGGCAACAGCGTGACCTGCGGGGTCGGCCTCCACTTCGCGGCCACGGTGGAGGACGCGCTGGAACAGGTCCGTGAACTATGGCATATGGACGCCGAGTCCAGGGGGCTTTTGTCGCGTTCGGCCATGACCGCCTCGGCGCTGGTGGAGCCCAGCAGGGACTGGCTGATCAGTTCCCCGGACCCGCAGGTGGCACGCAACGGGCGGGCGGGGCCGCGGGTGGGGGCGGCCGATGTGGAGCTGGTCCGGACGACCACCCAGGCGCTGGCCGAACTCGATCACCGGGTCGGCAGCGGCTATGTGCGGCCGGTCATCGTCACCTGTCTCAGCAGTGTGCTGTCCGGTCTGATGGACGGAAGTTACGGCGAGAGCACCGGGCGGCAACTGTTCTCCGCGGCCGCCCGGTTGACGGAACTAGCCGGGTACACGGCGCTGGACGTGGGGCAGCCGGGGCTGGCGCAGCGCTACTACATCCAGGCGCTGCGGCTCGCGCAGGCCGCGGACGACCGGTGTTACGGCGGCTATGTGCTGGCGGCCGGGCTGAGCCATCTCGCCGTCGGCGCCGGCTGCTCCCGGGAGGCGGTGCAGCTCGCCCGCGCCGCGCAGGAGGGCACCCGGGGGCAGGCCCCGCCGGCCGCGCAGGCCATGTTCTATACGACGGAGGCCCGCGGTTACGCCATGCTCGGGGACGCCCGGATGTGCAAAATACTGGCGGACAAGGCCACCGAGGCGATGGCGCAGGTCGTTCCGGGGGACGGTCCCGAGTGGATCGCGCACTTCGACCGCGCCTATCTGGCCGACGAGTTGGCGCACTGCTACCGGGATCTCAAGCAGCCGCGGCCGGCCGCCCGGCGGGCCGAGGAGGCGCTGGCCCGGCATCCGCGGACCCGGGTGCGGCGCCGGGCCATCGATCTGCTGCTGCTGGCCACCGTTCTGGCGCAGGCCGGTGATGTCGAGGCGGCCTGCCAGGCCGCGGTGCAGGCGGTGGCGCTGCTCGGCCGGCTGAAGTCGGCGCTGGGGGAACGGTATTTGCAGCACCTCATGGAGGAATTGCGGCCCTTCGCCGATACGGCGCCGGTGCGTGAGTTCGACTCCCTGGTGCAGGAGAGCGGTGTGCGGGTGCCCCGGTGA
- a CDS encoding glutamate synthase subunit beta has translation MTDPHGFLKTPRRPVPARPVEERLSDWNEVYAGQALLPLVAEQAGRCMDCGIPFCHSGCPLGNLIPEWNAYATRGNWRAASERLHATNNFPEFTGRLCPAPCEDACVLAINADPVTIKNVEQAIADRSWEQGYAVPHPPERLSGKSVGVIGSGPAGLAAAQQLTRIGHTVAVYERADRLGGLLRYGIPAFKLEKRYLDRRIAQMRAEGTKFRTEMDIGGAVDATELRRRHDALVVAVGAMERRELPVPGRELCGIHQAMEYLTLANRVTEGDCAASPVTAEGKRVVIVGGGDTGSDCLGTVLRQGAASVVQLDINPEPGDARPETQPWPVYPKVYRISHAHEEARGRAGTDPRFFSSATLRFEGDTAGRVRALCLTEVEPAARTPRPDTERVLPAELVLIALGFSGPERGTGLMTQLGLTLDARGNFARDAGFAAVHDAGYAAARGEAAGPDGIFVAGDAGRGQSLVVWAIAEGRAAAAATDRYLTGSTALPAPIAPTDRPLVA, from the coding sequence ATGACCGACCCACACGGCTTCCTCAAGACCCCCCGCCGGCCCGTTCCGGCGCGCCCCGTCGAGGAGCGGCTGAGCGACTGGAACGAGGTCTACGCGGGGCAGGCGCTGCTGCCGCTGGTCGCCGAGCAGGCGGGGCGCTGTATGGACTGCGGCATCCCGTTCTGCCACAGCGGGTGCCCGCTGGGGAATCTGATCCCCGAGTGGAACGCGTACGCGACGCGTGGCAACTGGCGGGCCGCGTCCGAGCGGCTGCATGCGACGAACAACTTTCCCGAGTTCACCGGGCGGCTGTGCCCGGCGCCGTGCGAGGACGCCTGTGTGCTGGCCATCAACGCCGATCCGGTGACGATCAAGAACGTCGAGCAGGCCATCGCCGACCGGAGCTGGGAGCAGGGGTACGCCGTGCCGCATCCGCCGGAGCGGCTCAGCGGGAAGAGCGTGGGGGTCATCGGCTCCGGGCCCGCGGGGCTGGCGGCGGCGCAGCAGCTGACCCGTATCGGGCACACCGTCGCCGTCTACGAGCGCGCCGACCGCCTCGGCGGGCTGCTGCGCTACGGCATCCCCGCGTTCAAGCTGGAGAAGCGGTACCTGGACCGCCGTATCGCGCAGATGCGGGCCGAGGGCACCAAGTTCCGTACGGAGATGGACATCGGCGGCGCGGTCGACGCCACCGAACTCAGGCGGCGGCACGATGCGCTGGTGGTGGCGGTCGGGGCGATGGAGCGGCGGGAGCTGCCCGTTCCGGGGCGGGAGCTGTGCGGTATCCACCAGGCCATGGAGTATCTGACCCTGGCCAACCGGGTCACGGAGGGCGACTGCGCTGCGTCCCCGGTCACCGCCGAGGGCAAGCGGGTGGTGATCGTCGGGGGCGGGGACACCGGTTCGGACTGTCTGGGCACCGTGCTGCGCCAGGGCGCGGCGTCCGTGGTGCAGCTGGACATCAATCCGGAGCCGGGCGACGCCCGGCCGGAGACCCAGCCCTGGCCCGTCTACCCGAAGGTCTACCGGATCTCCCATGCCCATGAGGAGGCCCGCGGCCGGGCGGGCACGGATCCGCGGTTCTTCTCCTCCGCCACCCTGCGGTTCGAGGGGGACACGGCCGGGCGGGTCCGCGCGCTGTGTCTGACGGAGGTGGAACCGGCGGCCAGGACACCGCGGCCGGACACCGAGCGGGTACTCCCTGCGGAGCTGGTGCTGATCGCCCTCGGCTTCTCCGGGCCGGAACGGGGCACCGGTCTGATGACGCAGCTGGGGCTCACACTGGACGCCCGGGGGAACTTCGCCCGGGACGCCGGCTTCGCTGCCGTACACGACGCCGGCTACGCGGCCGCGCGGGGCGAAGCAGCCGGGCCGGACGGGATCTTCGTCGCGGGCGACGCGGGGCGGGGGCAGTCGCTGGTGGTGTGGGCCATCGCGGAGGGCCGGGCCGCCGCGGCCGCCACGGACCGCTATCTCACCGGCTCCACCGCGCTGCCGGCCCCGATCGCCCCGACGGACCGGCCGCTGGTGGCCTGA
- a CDS encoding amino acid permease → MTSKQVGTHLGDDGGASGTTPEEGYERGLGSRQVQMIAIGGAIGVGLFLGAGANIAKAGPSLILMYALAGVIVFFIMRALGELLLYRPVSGSFSEYAREFLGPFFGFVTGWTYWLMWVVTGMAELTAAAIYVHYWFPQIPQWITALVFLVVLFVANLISVKIFGEIEFWFSMVKVTALVGMIVIGLGVVTLGFSQAGDTAAVSNIWSHGGIFPNGIGSSLMTLQGVMFAYLAVELVGVTAGESENPEKTLPKAINTLPWRIIVFYVGALSVILMVVKWTEFQPGVSPFVAAFAKIGIPAGAAIINFVVLTAALSSCNSGMYSTGRMLRDLAANSEAPKALGKLSSSKTPALAITLSAALMGIGVILNYVVPEKAFGYVTSVATAAGIWTWLMILISHILYRRGVVAGRLPASSFPAPGGTVCSWIAVAFLLLVTGLIAIDPDSRVSLYVGAGWAVCLAIGWAVLKSRNPHIAARTNPQDRQLESAGERRG, encoded by the coding sequence ATGACCTCAAAGCAGGTCGGCACGCACCTCGGCGACGACGGCGGAGCCTCGGGCACCACACCGGAAGAGGGTTACGAGCGAGGTCTCGGCAGCCGTCAGGTGCAGATGATCGCCATCGGCGGCGCCATCGGCGTCGGTCTCTTCCTGGGCGCGGGCGCGAATATCGCGAAGGCCGGGCCCAGCCTCATTCTCATGTACGCCCTCGCCGGCGTGATCGTCTTCTTCATCATGCGGGCGCTCGGTGAGCTGCTCTTGTACCGCCCCGTGTCGGGTTCCTTCTCGGAGTACGCCCGCGAGTTCCTCGGCCCGTTCTTCGGGTTCGTGACGGGCTGGACGTACTGGCTCATGTGGGTGGTCACCGGCATGGCCGAGCTGACGGCCGCCGCGATCTATGTCCATTACTGGTTCCCGCAGATCCCGCAATGGATAACCGCGCTGGTCTTCCTGGTCGTGCTGTTCGTGGCCAACCTGATCTCGGTGAAGATCTTCGGTGAGATCGAGTTCTGGTTCTCGATGGTCAAGGTCACCGCGCTCGTCGGCATGATCGTGATCGGTCTCGGCGTCGTCACCCTCGGCTTCAGCCAGGCCGGAGACACCGCCGCGGTCTCCAACATCTGGTCGCACGGCGGGATCTTCCCCAACGGCATCGGCTCCAGCCTGATGACCCTCCAGGGCGTGATGTTCGCCTACCTCGCCGTCGAGCTGGTCGGTGTCACCGCGGGCGAGTCCGAGAACCCGGAGAAGACCCTGCCCAAGGCCATCAACACGCTGCCCTGGCGCATCATCGTCTTCTACGTCGGTGCGCTGAGCGTGATCCTCATGGTCGTCAAGTGGACGGAGTTCCAGCCGGGCGTCAGCCCGTTCGTGGCCGCCTTCGCGAAGATCGGCATCCCGGCCGGTGCGGCGATCATCAACTTCGTCGTGCTGACCGCCGCGCTGTCGTCCTGCAACTCCGGGATGTACTCCACCGGGCGCATGCTCCGCGACCTCGCGGCCAACTCCGAGGCCCCGAAGGCGCTCGGCAAGCTGAGCTCCAGCAAGACCCCGGCCCTGGCCATCACCCTCTCCGCCGCTCTCATGGGCATCGGCGTGATCCTCAACTACGTCGTCCCGGAGAAGGCGTTCGGCTATGTCACCTCGGTGGCGACCGCGGCCGGCATCTGGACCTGGCTGATGATCCTGATCAGCCATATCCTCTACCGCCGCGGGGTGGTGGCCGGCCGGCTGCCCGCCTCGTCCTTCCCGGCGCCCGGCGGCACGGTGTGCAGCTGGATCGCGGTGGCCTTCCTGCTGCTGGTGACCGGGCTGATCGCGATCGACCCGGACAGCCGGGTGTCGCTGTACGTGGGTGCCGGCTGGGCCGTCTGCCTGGCGATTGGCTGGGCCGTCCTCAAGTCGCGCAACCCGCACATCGCGGCGCGGACGAATCCGCAGGACCGGCAGCTGGAGAGCGCGGGGGAGCGGCGCGGCTGA
- a CDS encoding MFS transporter produces MDTAESPRITPPPASAAPPPGTATGPAAQALSPAALRLLRAAGFVSNFDRFCITPMLLLIGSQLGVPLGTVMLAASGYFLAYGLMQPVWGLASDRLGRVRVMRISLGGAAVAALCSALAPGATVLIVARAAAGGCFAASVAASLTYVGDTVPAAVRQRPLSALMTAFALGTAVATVVAGALAHYVSWRLVFALPGLIAAYLVVALRRLPEPPRAAPGALLAPLRVVLRSRWQWYVMAVAMLEGAVLLGFLTYLAPALEHRGASATLAGAVSALYGVGAMAAAQCVKRLVGRWTPVRLIVAGGVQMAVAYGLAAAGGSVPALVGCALLLGGGWSFLHSTIQSWATALSPAARATGVAMFGLALYVGSAVASALAAGPAERHAYGGMFLTAAALTVPLTVAAAVGRARYRS; encoded by the coding sequence ATGGACACCGCCGAATCACCCCGCATCACTCCCCCACCCGCCTCGGCCGCCCCGCCGCCGGGCACCGCCACCGGCCCGGCCGCTCAGGCGCTGTCCCCCGCCGCGCTTCGCCTGCTGCGCGCCGCCGGTTTCGTCAGCAACTTCGACCGCTTCTGCATCACGCCGATGCTGCTGCTCATCGGCAGCCAACTCGGCGTCCCGCTGGGCACGGTGATGCTCGCCGCCAGCGGCTACTTCCTCGCCTACGGTCTGATGCAGCCGGTCTGGGGCCTGGCGAGCGACCGGCTGGGGCGGGTGCGCGTCATGCGGATCTCGCTGGGCGGGGCCGCCGTCGCCGCGCTCTGCTCGGCGCTCGCCCCCGGCGCGACGGTCCTGATCGTGGCGCGCGCCGCGGCCGGTGGGTGCTTCGCCGCTTCCGTTGCCGCGTCCCTCACCTACGTCGGGGACACCGTGCCCGCCGCGGTCCGCCAGCGCCCGCTCAGTGCGCTGATGACGGCGTTCGCGCTGGGCACCGCCGTGGCCACCGTCGTTGCCGGGGCACTGGCGCACTACGTCAGCTGGCGGCTGGTCTTCGCCCTGCCCGGTCTGATCGCCGCCTATCTGGTCGTCGCCCTGCGCCGGTTGCCGGAACCGCCGCGGGCGGCGCCCGGCGCGCTGCTCGCCCCGTTACGGGTCGTGCTGCGTTCCCGCTGGCAGTGGTACGTGATGGCCGTCGCGATGCTCGAAGGCGCCGTGCTGCTGGGCTTCTTGACGTATCTCGCGCCCGCGCTGGAGCACCGGGGCGCCTCGGCGACGCTGGCCGGGGCGGTGTCCGCGCTCTACGGCGTGGGCGCGATGGCCGCGGCGCAGTGCGTCAAGCGGCTGGTCGGGCGGTGGACGCCGGTGCGGCTGATCGTGGCCGGCGGGGTGCAGATGGCGGTGGCGTACGGCCTCGCCGCGGCCGGCGGGTCGGTGCCCGCGCTGGTGGGGTGTGCGCTGCTGCTCGGTGGCGGCTGGTCGTTCCTGCACTCCACCATCCAGTCCTGGGCCACCGCTCTGTCCCCGGCGGCCCGTGCCACTGGTGTCGCGATGTTCGGCCTGGCCCTCTACGTCGGCAGCGCCGTCGCCAGCGCCCTGGCCGCCGGTCCCGCGGAACGCCACGCCTACGGGGGCATGTTCCTGACGGCCGCGGCCCTCACCGTTCCGCTGACGGTGGCCGCCGCCGTGGGCCGCGCCCGTTACCGGAGCTGA
- a CDS encoding helix-turn-helix domain-containing protein: MHDGGSGGPRRELGAFLRSRRERLAPAEVGLPGSPRRRTPGLRREEVAELAGISSSWYAWLEQGRVRTSEQVLRSVARALRLPADETAHVLSFVEHAAPDGPSPGWVSRNLLSLVESLAPNPAAVLDPHWDLLAWNTGYAALLTDPARLAPKQRNLLWLVFRWPPARALLASWETDARSLLGQFRAKAARHPEDTRYAEITEQLLADPHAAHWYGRRETSAYHPAVRHFRHPVAGDLHLRYVKLAAVDQPSHHLLAYVPDDRATEQALRALTG; the protein is encoded by the coding sequence GTGCACGACGGTGGATCCGGGGGCCCGCGCCGCGAATTGGGCGCGTTTCTGCGCTCCCGCCGCGAACGGCTGGCGCCCGCCGAGGTGGGGCTGCCCGGCTCACCGCGGCGCCGGACCCCGGGGCTGCGCCGCGAGGAGGTCGCCGAGCTGGCCGGGATCAGCAGCTCCTGGTACGCGTGGCTGGAGCAGGGCCGGGTCCGTACGTCGGAGCAGGTGCTGCGCTCCGTGGCGCGGGCGCTGCGCCTGCCCGCGGACGAAACCGCACATGTGCTCTCGTTCGTGGAACATGCCGCCCCGGACGGGCCGTCGCCGGGCTGGGTGTCACGCAACCTGCTCTCACTGGTGGAGTCGCTGGCACCGAACCCGGCCGCGGTGCTCGACCCGCACTGGGACCTGCTGGCCTGGAACACGGGCTACGCCGCACTGCTCACGGACCCGGCACGGCTGGCGCCCAAGCAGCGCAATCTGCTGTGGCTGGTCTTCCGCTGGCCCCCGGCCCGTGCGCTGCTGGCCAGTTGGGAGACGGACGCACGGAGCCTGCTGGGCCAGTTCCGGGCAAAGGCGGCCCGCCATCCCGAGGACACCCGCTACGCGGAGATCACCGAGCAGCTGCTGGCCGACCCGCACGCGGCCCACTGGTACGGCCGCCGGGAAACCTCGGCATACCACCCCGCCGTACGCCACTTCCGCCACCCGGTGGCCGGCGACCTGCACCTGCGCTACGTCAAACTCGCCGCCGTCGACCAGCCCAGCCACCACCTGCTGGCCTACGTTCCCGACGACAGGGCGACGGAACAGGCGCTGAGGGCGCTCACGGGGTGA
- a CDS encoding SDR family oxidoreductase: MKFAVIGGTGLIGSQVVKKLNAAGHEAVPHSQSTGVDVITGQGLAEAAAGADVLVNLTNSPTFDDASPAFFQTSMDNLLAAAQKGGVGHGVILSVVGADQMTSLDYYRAKVLQEDILKAGPIPYSIVRATQFMEFMNAVLSWTTEGDTVRLPTTPIQPIAAQDVSDTVVEVAVGSPVNGIFNVGGPDVFPLDELGRITLTARPDGRTVVTDDTAGMFATVEGDTLTTKGDARIAPTHYTDWLS, encoded by the coding sequence ATGAAGTTCGCAGTCATCGGTGGTACCGGCCTGATCGGATCGCAGGTCGTGAAAAAGCTGAACGCGGCCGGGCACGAGGCCGTACCGCACTCGCAGTCCACAGGCGTCGACGTGATCACCGGGCAGGGCCTGGCGGAGGCGGCGGCCGGCGCCGACGTCCTCGTCAATCTGACGAATTCCCCCACCTTCGACGACGCCTCACCGGCGTTCTTCCAGACCTCGATGGACAACCTGCTGGCCGCCGCCCAGAAGGGCGGGGTGGGCCACGGCGTCATCCTCTCGGTCGTCGGCGCGGACCAGATGACCAGCCTCGACTACTACCGGGCCAAGGTCCTGCAGGAAGACATCCTCAAGGCCGGGCCGATCCCCTACTCGATCGTCCGCGCCACCCAGTTCATGGAGTTCATGAACGCGGTCCTGTCCTGGACCACCGAGGGCGACACCGTCCGCCTGCCCACCACCCCGATCCAGCCGATCGCCGCCCAAGACGTCTCCGACACCGTCGTCGAAGTCGCCGTCGGCAGCCCCGTGAACGGCATCTTCAACGTCGGCGGCCCCGACGTCTTCCCCCTCGACGAACTCGGCCGGATCACCCTGACCGCCCGCCCCGACGGCCGCACGGTCGTCACCGACGACACCGCAGGCATGTTCGCCACCGTCGAAGGCGACACCCTCACCACCAAGGGCGACGCCCGCATCGCCCCCACCCACTACACCGACTGGCTCTCCTGA
- a CDS encoding cupin domain-containing protein has translation MSNDEPTASSTAGPPRSEAWKTALTVLQSAKPPFVPEGVEAMTVIVEFPPGDPGTPPHRHSGPAFGYVLEGEMLFELEGEPERVIKAGESFWEPGGDVVHYQDGNNRTDTRSRFLVTMLCAPNQPMLTLVDPEELTQRQHLRAPRPAT, from the coding sequence ATGTCGAACGATGAGCCGACGGCAAGCAGCACTGCGGGCCCACCGCGCTCGGAAGCCTGGAAGACAGCGCTCACCGTGCTCCAGTCGGCAAAGCCCCCCTTCGTGCCGGAGGGAGTGGAGGCGATGACGGTCATCGTCGAGTTCCCGCCCGGCGACCCCGGCACCCCTCCCCACCGCCACTCGGGCCCCGCCTTCGGCTACGTCCTGGAGGGCGAAATGCTCTTCGAGTTGGAAGGCGAGCCCGAACGCGTCATCAAGGCCGGCGAGTCCTTCTGGGAACCCGGCGGCGACGTCGTCCACTACCAGGACGGCAACAACCGCACAGACACCAGATCCCGCTTCCTGGTCACCATGCTCTGCGCCCCGAACCAACCCATGCTCACCCTCGTCGACCCCGAAGAACTCACCCAACGCCAACACCTCCGAGCCCCCCGCCCAGCCACGTGA
- a CDS encoding glycosyltransferase family 2 protein, whose product MTIKRTPVLAARQHRSATVFMGIIVLILASGWTAQHALSAARWDAEVTGRLSYVWLTLFVIFLIQTLLYHLERPRRVTDRVARQLDALHVAILMPVYNEDPGYLRLGLESFLRQTRLPDSVHIVDDGSTTSEYAEVREWWQRAAAQRGVSTTWQRVTNQGKRHAQAHGVRASPEAQIYVTVDSDSCLAPNAIQEILAPFARPRVQSAAGIVIATNNRANLLARITDLWFVTSQLVDRSGQSAVGAVMVNSGPLAAYRAEVVRDNLGSYLGETFMGNTVMFSDDSLLTLYAQERGLTVQQPSAIVFTAMPEKWSHFTRMYLRWMRGSTIRSVWRMRYLSPARPAFWLHLMRWFQMVMTQVVTVWLLVVEPVAYDNLPPLSMVWVPFLLGWALGLRYLSIIRSDERIRSRALTWVMMPLAIVMAWTVLRWLRWYGIFTCARTGWNTRQNGAEVALDTPPAPVAA is encoded by the coding sequence GTGACCATCAAGCGAACACCGGTGCTGGCTGCCCGTCAGCACCGGTCCGCGACCGTCTTCATGGGCATCATCGTGCTGATTCTGGCCAGCGGCTGGACCGCTCAGCATGCGCTGTCCGCGGCCCGATGGGACGCGGAGGTCACCGGGCGCCTCTCGTACGTGTGGCTCACCCTCTTCGTGATCTTTCTGATCCAGACTCTGCTCTACCACCTCGAACGCCCCCGGCGCGTCACGGACCGTGTCGCACGCCAGCTCGACGCTCTGCATGTCGCCATCCTCATGCCGGTCTACAACGAGGACCCCGGCTATCTGCGGCTGGGACTGGAGTCGTTCCTGCGGCAGACCCGTCTGCCGGACAGCGTGCACATCGTCGACGACGGATCCACCACCTCGGAGTACGCAGAGGTACGGGAATGGTGGCAACGAGCCGCTGCACAAAGGGGAGTCAGTACGACCTGGCAGCGGGTAACCAACCAGGGGAAGCGCCATGCGCAGGCGCATGGCGTCCGGGCGAGCCCGGAGGCACAGATCTACGTCACCGTGGACAGTGACTCCTGTCTGGCGCCGAACGCCATCCAGGAGATCCTCGCGCCCTTCGCGCGGCCCCGGGTCCAGTCCGCCGCCGGCATCGTCATCGCTACCAACAACCGGGCCAACCTGCTGGCACGCATCACCGACCTCTGGTTCGTCACCAGCCAGCTGGTCGACCGGTCGGGTCAGTCCGCTGTCGGTGCCGTCATGGTCAACTCCGGTCCGCTGGCCGCCTATCGCGCAGAGGTAGTCCGCGACAATCTCGGCTCCTACCTGGGCGAGACCTTCATGGGGAACACGGTGATGTTCTCCGACGACTCGCTGCTGACGCTCTACGCCCAGGAACGCGGGCTGACCGTTCAGCAGCCCTCGGCGATCGTCTTCACCGCCATGCCGGAGAAGTGGAGCCATTTCACACGGATGTATCTGCGGTGGATGCGGGGCTCGACGATCCGCTCGGTGTGGCGGATGCGCTATCTCTCGCCTGCCCGCCCTGCCTTCTGGCTGCACCTGATGAGGTGGTTCCAGATGGTCATGACACAGGTGGTGACGGTGTGGCTGTTGGTCGTCGAGCCCGTCGCCTACGACAACCTGCCGCCCCTGTCGATGGTCTGGGTCCCCTTCCTCCTGGGCTGGGCGCTCGGCCTGCGATACCTCAGCATCATCCGGAGCGACGAACGCATCCGCTCTCGCGCCCTCACCTGGGTGATGATGCCGCTGGCCATCGTCATGGCCTGGACCGTGCTGCGCTGGCTCCGCTGGTACGGCATCTTCACCTGTGCCCGTACTGGTTGGAACACTCGCCAAAACGGTGCCGAAGTCGCCCTCGACACCCCACCGGCTCCAGTCGCCGCCTGA